In Bacteroidota bacterium, a single window of DNA contains:
- the ppdK gene encoding pyruvate, phosphate dikinase, translating into MAKYVYFFGNGKAEGKAEMKNLLGGKGANLAEMTNINLPVPAGFTISTEVCTYFYANKRTYPKSLQADVKKSIGKVEKAMGAKFGDLKNPLLVSVRSGARASMPGMMDTILNLGLNDKVAEGLVKKTNNPRFVYDSYRRFVQMYGDVVLGLKPVHKDEIDPFEAIIEEKKKSRGVHLDTELNADDLKDLVTLFKKAIKEKTGNDFPQEPMEQLWGAVGAVFGSWNNDRAIAYRKMYDIPESWGTAVNVQSMVFGNMGDDSGTGVAFTRDAATGENVFYGEYLMNAQGEDVVAGTRTPLPISQLAKDNPKIYNQLDKIRKTLEKHYRDMNDIEFTIQQGRLYMLQCRVGKRTAFAAIKIAVDMVEEKLISDKEALKRIEPDQLNQLLRPVFDLKEKESAVKSGRLLAKGLNAGPGAATGRVVFNAPDAEAWKKKGEHVILTRIETSPEDIKGMDAAEGILTARGGMTSHAALVARQMGKVCVAGCSALDIDYSTHTMKVKGKTIKEGDWISLDGTTGEVIEGKVATKPSEVLQVLIGKTLAPKEAPVYQQYAKIMSWADKYRRLKIRTNADQPDQALNAVAFGAEGIGLCRTEHMFFGEGKIGPMREMILADTVEERRAALAKLLPLQRTDFEGIFEAMNGRPVTIRTIDPPLHEFVPHDEAAQRQLASEIGISYEKVHHSVESLHEFNPMLGFRGCRLGIIFPEITEMQSRAIFEAAANIQAKGIKVEPEVMIPLVGNVKELEHQEKLVRRVAAEVMQEKGIKFKYLVGTMIEIPRGAITADEIATVAEFFSFGTNDLTQTTLGVSRDDAARFLIPYVEKEIYAKDPFEVLDRGGVGALMKIAVEKGRSVRSDLKVGICGEHGGEPSSVEFCHEINQNYVSCSPFRVPIARLAAARAALKDAPASKAKKASKKK; encoded by the coding sequence ATGGCTAAATATGTGTATTTCTTCGGCAATGGAAAGGCCGAAGGCAAGGCTGAAATGAAAAACCTTCTCGGCGGCAAAGGTGCGAACCTGGCAGAGATGACGAACATCAATTTGCCTGTGCCGGCAGGGTTCACAATTTCAACGGAGGTATGTACCTATTTTTATGCGAACAAGAGGACGTATCCGAAATCACTGCAGGCCGATGTAAAAAAATCGATCGGCAAAGTGGAGAAGGCAATGGGAGCGAAATTCGGCGACCTGAAGAATCCGCTGCTCGTTTCGGTCCGCTCCGGCGCCCGTGCTTCAATGCCGGGTATGATGGATACGATCCTCAACCTCGGTCTCAACGACAAAGTCGCCGAGGGTCTGGTGAAGAAGACGAACAATCCGCGTTTTGTCTACGATTCGTACCGCCGGTTTGTCCAGATGTACGGCGATGTTGTCCTCGGTTTGAAGCCGGTCCACAAGGATGAAATCGACCCGTTCGAAGCGATCATCGAGGAGAAGAAGAAATCGCGCGGAGTGCATCTTGACACCGAATTGAACGCCGACGACCTGAAAGACCTCGTCACGCTGTTCAAGAAGGCGATCAAAGAAAAAACGGGAAACGATTTTCCGCAGGAACCGATGGAACAGCTGTGGGGCGCGGTCGGCGCCGTGTTCGGTTCGTGGAACAATGACAGGGCGATCGCATACCGCAAGATGTACGACATTCCCGAGTCATGGGGAACGGCGGTCAACGTCCAATCGATGGTCTTCGGCAATATGGGGGACGATTCCGGGACCGGCGTGGCGTTTACGCGCGATGCGGCGACGGGCGAGAACGTGTTCTACGGCGAATATCTCATGAATGCCCAGGGGGAGGACGTTGTGGCCGGAACCCGGACACCGCTTCCGATTTCCCAGCTCGCAAAGGACAACCCGAAGATCTACAACCAGCTCGACAAGATCCGCAAGACCCTCGAGAAGCACTACCGCGACATGAACGACATCGAGTTCACGATCCAGCAAGGCAGGCTGTACATGCTCCAATGCCGCGTCGGAAAACGGACCGCGTTCGCCGCAATCAAAATTGCCGTTGATATGGTCGAAGAAAAATTGATTTCCGACAAGGAAGCGCTGAAGCGGATCGAACCCGATCAGCTCAACCAGCTTCTTCGTCCGGTATTCGACCTGAAGGAAAAAGAATCGGCAGTGAAGAGCGGACGGCTCCTCGCAAAAGGACTGAATGCGGGGCCGGGTGCGGCGACCGGACGCGTTGTGTTCAACGCTCCGGATGCCGAGGCTTGGAAGAAAAAGGGAGAGCACGTGATCCTCACGCGCATCGAAACTTCCCCCGAAGACATCAAAGGGATGGACGCGGCCGAAGGAATTCTCACCGCCCGCGGTGGAATGACCTCGCATGCAGCGCTTGTTGCCCGTCAGATGGGCAAGGTCTGCGTCGCAGGCTGTTCCGCGCTCGACATCGATTACTCGACGCACACCATGAAAGTGAAGGGAAAAACCATCAAGGAAGGGGATTGGATTTCTCTCGACGGAACGACGGGCGAAGTGATCGAAGGAAAAGTCGCTACGAAGCCGTCGGAGGTGCTCCAGGTGCTCATCGGAAAAACGCTGGCGCCGAAAGAAGCCCCTGTCTATCAGCAGTATGCGAAGATCATGTCGTGGGCCGATAAGTATCGGAGACTCAAGATCCGGACGAACGCAGACCAGCCCGACCAGGCGCTCAATGCGGTCGCTTTCGGGGCCGAGGGTATCGGACTCTGCCGGACGGAACATATGTTCTTCGGCGAAGGGAAGATCGGTCCGATGCGCGAAATGATTCTTGCGGACACGGTCGAAGAACGCCGTGCGGCGCTCGCAAAACTGCTGCCGCTGCAGAGGACCGACTTCGAAGGAATCTTCGAAGCGATGAACGGCCGCCCGGTGACGATAAGGACGATCGATCCCCCGCTGCATGAGTTCGTTCCGCACGATGAGGCCGCACAGCGCCAGCTCGCCTCTGAGATCGGCATCAGCTACGAGAAGGTGCATCACAGCGTCGAAAGCCTGCATGAATTCAACCCGATGCTCGGTTTTCGCGGATGCCGTCTGGGCATCATCTTCCCCGAGATCACCGAAATGCAGTCCCGCGCGATTTTTGAAGCGGCGGCGAACATTCAGGCGAAGGGGATAAAGGTCGAACCCGAGGTCATGATCCCGCTTGTCGGCAACGTGAAGGAGCTCGAGCACCAGGAGAAGCTTGTTCGCCGCGTTGCTGCCGAAGTGATGCAGGAAAAAGGGATAAAGTTCAAGTACCTCGTCGGGACGATGATCGAGATTCCCCGCGGCGCGATCACGGCGGACGAGATCGCTACCGTGGCCGAATTCTTCAGCTTCGGGACGAACGACCTGACGCAAACGACGCTCGGCGTCAGCCGCGACGATGCAGCCCGGTTCCTCATTCCGTACGTGGAGAAGGAAATTTACGCCAAGGATCCGTTCGAGGTCCTGGACCGCGGCGGCGTCGGCGCGTTGATGAAAATTGCCGTCGAAAAAGGGCGCTCAGTCCGTTCCGACCTTAAGGTCGGGATATGCGGCGAACATGGCGGTGAACCGTCGAGCGTTGAATTCTGTCATGAGATCAACCAGAATTACGTCAGCTGCTCGCCGTTCCGAGTTCCGATCGCACGCCTTGCCGCTGCCCGCGCCGCGTTGAAGGATGCGCCGGCGTCAAAAGCAAAGAAAGCGTCGAAAAAGAAGTAA
- the ispD gene encoding 2-C-methyl-D-erythritol 4-phosphate cytidylyltransferase — MFTSVIIPAAGAGERMGATVSKQFLALRGKPIIIHTLERFQMCGAVDEIVIAVQPSSRQQVEYLLKEFHISKASKIAEGGKRRQDSVANSLRLLHPRSDIVIVHDAVRPFIQQRVILDSLEKAKLHSAAVVAVRVKDTVKIGNDKGFVERTLDRSLLWSAQTPQTFRRQVLLDAYANAARENIEATDDASLVERIGINPAIVEGSFENIKITTPGDLDFAEVLAGRFKD, encoded by the coding sequence ATGTTTACCAGCGTTATCATCCCGGCGGCCGGCGCCGGAGAACGAATGGGAGCCACGGTCAGCAAGCAGTTCCTCGCACTCCGCGGAAAGCCTATCATCATCCACACGCTAGAACGTTTTCAAATGTGCGGTGCCGTTGATGAAATCGTCATCGCCGTGCAGCCCTCAAGCCGCCAGCAGGTTGAATACCTTCTCAAAGAATTTCATATTTCCAAAGCTTCAAAAATTGCCGAGGGGGGAAAACGGCGTCAAGACTCCGTTGCCAACTCGTTACGTCTCCTTCATCCTCGATCGGACATCGTGATTGTTCACGACGCCGTTCGGCCGTTCATTCAGCAGCGGGTCATCCTTGACTCTCTTGAAAAGGCCAAATTGCATTCTGCCGCCGTGGTTGCAGTTCGGGTCAAAGACACCGTGAAAATCGGAAACGACAAAGGATTTGTAGAACGAACGCTTGACCGCTCTCTTCTGTGGTCGGCTCAGACTCCGCAAACGTTCAGGCGCCAGGTTCTTCTCGATGCCTATGCAAACGCCGCCCGTGAAAATATCGAGGCCACGGATGACGCTTCCCTTGTTGAGCGGATCGGCATCAATCCGGCGATCGTCGAAGGAAGCTTTGAGAACATCAAGATAACGACTCCGGGCGACCTCGATTTTGCCGAAGTGTTAGCGGGCCGGTTCAAAGATTAA
- a CDS encoding peptide deformylase has translation MAVKKILLLGNPVLRTRCKRVENVASSAARSTIRNLRDTLNDFRSRRGFGRGIAAPQIGVQLRIIFINPNGLGPLLNPVITKRSGKKFSVWDDCFSFPEMLVKVRRHEWVEVSYRDESGTRKKMRAKGALSELLQHEIDHLNGILAVDRAVSSRHIILRSQKRLLA, from the coding sequence ATGGCGGTCAAGAAAATATTGCTGCTCGGCAATCCCGTTCTGCGGACACGATGCAAGAGGGTTGAGAATGTCGCTTCATCGGCGGCTCGTTCGACAATCCGAAACCTGAGGGATACGCTCAACGATTTTCGTTCACGCCGGGGGTTTGGCAGAGGAATTGCAGCGCCGCAGATCGGTGTGCAGCTTAGGATCATTTTCATCAATCCGAACGGTCTCGGCCCTCTTCTGAATCCGGTCATTACCAAACGGAGCGGCAAGAAATTCAGTGTGTGGGATGACTGTTTTTCTTTTCCGGAAATGTTAGTGAAGGTGCGGCGTCACGAATGGGTAGAAGTGTCGTATCGGGATGAATCCGGAACGAGGAAAAAGATGAGAGCAAAGGGGGCTCTTTCAGAGCTGCTCCAGCACGAAATTGACCATTTGAACGGCATATTGGCCGTTGACCGGGCCGTCAGTTCCAGGCATATCATACTCCGCAGCCAAAAGCGCCTCCTCGCTTGA
- the queA gene encoding tRNA preQ1(34) S-adenosylmethionine ribosyltransferase-isomerase QueA, with the protein MKLSDFKYPLPRNLIAKHPVSPRDRSKLMVLNRNDENISEEHFRDIVDFFKKGDCLVVNETKVFQARLYGRKEKTNAKIEVFLLRQLNAADNIWDVIVDPARKVRIGNKIYFDNGNLACEVIDNTTSRGRTVRFNYEGDFFKLIEKIGKTPLPAYIKRDPTEKDKDSYQTVYAKTIGAVAAPTAGLHFTKPLLRKIERKGVKVVSVLLHIGLGTFRTVEVEDLTKHKMDSEYFEVSEQTANVVNRVIDNRGNVFVCGTSTCRALESSVTTDGHLKASRGWTDKFIFPPYDFKIADKLITNFHMPESTLLMLVAAFADHDFVMRAYKLAIKKGYRFYSYGDAMLIL; encoded by the coding sequence ATGAAACTATCGGATTTCAAATATCCTCTTCCGCGAAACCTTATAGCGAAGCATCCGGTTTCGCCCCGTGACCGTTCGAAGCTCATGGTGTTGAACCGGAACGATGAAAACATCAGCGAAGAACATTTTCGCGATATCGTCGATTTCTTTAAGAAGGGGGATTGCCTTGTCGTGAACGAGACGAAGGTGTTCCAAGCCCGCCTCTATGGAAGAAAGGAAAAAACAAACGCCAAGATCGAAGTGTTTCTCCTCCGCCAATTGAATGCCGCGGATAATATCTGGGACGTTATCGTCGACCCGGCGCGTAAAGTGCGCATCGGCAACAAGATCTATTTCGACAACGGCAACCTGGCGTGCGAGGTGATCGACAATACCACATCGCGCGGCCGGACGGTACGGTTCAATTATGAAGGAGATTTCTTCAAGCTGATCGAAAAGATCGGTAAAACCCCGCTGCCGGCATACATCAAACGGGACCCGACGGAAAAAGACAAGGATTCCTATCAAACGGTCTACGCAAAAACGATCGGCGCGGTAGCAGCGCCGACTGCCGGTCTCCATTTCACCAAGCCCCTTCTCAGAAAAATTGAGAGAAAAGGTGTGAAGGTCGTCTCCGTCCTGCTTCATATCGGATTGGGAACGTTCCGGACCGTCGAGGTGGAAGACCTGACGAAACATAAGATGGACTCGGAGTATTTTGAAGTAAGCGAGCAGACGGCCAACGTCGTCAACCGCGTTATCGACAACAGAGGAAACGTGTTTGTGTGCGGCACCAGCACGTGCAGGGCGCTCGAGTCCAGCGTCACCACCGACGGCCATTTGAAGGCGAGCCGCGGCTGGACGGACAAATTTATTTTCCCCCCGTATGATTTTAAGATTGCCGACAAACTGATCACCAATTTCCATATGCCGGAATCGACGCTGCTCATGCTGGTCGCCGCGTTTGCCGACCATGATTTCGTGATGCGGGCCTACAAGCTTGCCATCAAGAAAGGGTATCGGTTCTACAGCTACGGCGATGCCATGTTGATTCTTTGA
- a CDS encoding gamma-glutamyl-gamma-aminobutyrate hydrolase family protein (Members of this family of hydrolases with an active site Cys residue belong to MEROPS family C26.) has translation MFIAEGRFTSIWHRAVFRGTMMLREKAGGIPCSLSRIQCSHRSAAMSGARSITHHQGVDRVGKGLAVNARSEDGVVEGLEWDDRSTAAFLILVQWHPERMKDLSNPFTDKIGRAFLEDVSKCKQYS, from the coding sequence ATGTTTATTGCGGAGGGTCGCTTCACATCGATCTGGCATCGAGCGGTTTTTCGCGGCACGATGATGCTGAGGGAAAAGGCCGGCGGCATACCGTGCTCGTTGAGCCGCATTCAATGCTCGCATCGATCTGCGGCCATGAGCGGGGCGAGGTCAATAACTCATCATCAAGGGGTCGATCGTGTCGGCAAAGGGCTGGCGGTCAATGCAAGGTCGGAAGATGGAGTTGTTGAAGGGCTGGAATGGGACGACAGGAGCACGGCGGCATTCCTCATCCTGGTACAGTGGCATCCCGAACGGATGAAAGATCTCTCGAACCCTTTCACCGATAAAATCGGGAGGGCGTTTTTGGAGGATGTCAGCAAATGTAAGCAATACTCTTAA
- the plsY gene encoding glycerol-3-phosphate 1-O-acyltransferase PlsY, producing MVNLAIVIVLSYLVGSIPTSIIASKLLHGMDIRQHGSGNAGGTNVLRVLGWKIGLAVILVDLFKGVVATIFVARLFWDPSLPFQNRTPFEDFTVVQIICGVAAILGHIWTLFAGFKGGKGVATGAGMLLALAPVEFAVAVVIFAAVFSSSRYVSLGSIAGAVAFPLTMFFRENIFKVEIQGYHTLIFFAIGTSLLLIYTHRENIRRLIRGTENKLTNFRGSSPRS from the coding sequence ATGGTTAATCTCGCCATCGTTATTGTTTTGAGTTACCTCGTCGGTTCTATTCCGACAAGCATCATTGCCTCCAAACTTCTGCACGGCATGGACATCCGCCAGCACGGGAGCGGTAATGCAGGGGGAACCAACGTTCTTCGCGTTTTGGGATGGAAGATAGGTTTGGCCGTCATCCTTGTCGACCTGTTCAAGGGGGTCGTAGCGACGATCTTTGTGGCCCGTCTGTTCTGGGATCCTTCGCTGCCGTTCCAAAACAGAACGCCGTTTGAAGACTTCACCGTTGTTCAGATCATCTGCGGTGTCGCGGCGATCCTCGGCCACATCTGGACGCTGTTTGCCGGATTCAAAGGAGGCAAGGGAGTTGCAACCGGGGCGGGGATGCTGCTGGCGCTCGCACCGGTGGAGTTTGCAGTTGCGGTCGTTATTTTTGCCGCTGTTTTTTCGAGTTCCCGCTACGTTTCGCTCGGATCGATCGCCGGGGCAGTTGCCTTTCCATTGACGATGTTCTTCCGCGAGAATATTTTTAAGGTCGAGATCCAGGGATATCACACACTTATCTTTTTTGCCATCGGCACATCGCTTCTCCTCATCTATACCCATCGAGAGAATATCAGGCGGCTCATCCGAGGGACAGAGAATAAATTGACAAATTTCCGCGGTTCGTCCCCACGCAGTTGA
- a CDS encoding sigma-70 family RNA polymerase sigma factor — MKSSLFYLHNDAKILDLIRKGDDEESLATLYKANRRPVVSYVMKNNGTADDAEDILQEAVVVLWEKVRSGQFHYESQLSTFIMGIAKNIWLRRLARRRKEIPEGANIDEAISLDPSPLEELIDSDRSRLVSDSLNKLGDPCKKLLLLFYWEELPLEQIASVMGFANAETAKSKKYQCKKALERILKNE; from the coding sequence ATGAAATCATCTCTCTTCTATCTCCATAACGACGCGAAAATTCTTGACCTCATCAGAAAGGGAGATGACGAAGAATCGTTGGCGACATTATATAAAGCGAACAGGCGGCCGGTTGTCTCGTATGTGATGAAAAACAACGGTACGGCGGATGATGCTGAAGATATCTTGCAGGAAGCAGTTGTCGTATTGTGGGAAAAGGTCCGTTCGGGACAGTTTCATTATGAATCGCAGTTGAGCACGTTTATTATGGGGATTGCAAAGAATATCTGGCTTCGCCGGTTGGCTCGTCGCCGGAAGGAGATCCCTGAGGGAGCAAACATTGACGAAGCGATAAGCCTTGATCCGTCGCCGCTTGAAGAACTGATCGACAGCGATCGGTCGAGACTTGTCAGCGATTCGTTGAACAAACTCGGCGATCCATGCAAAAAATTGCTCCTTCTCTTTTATTGGGAAGAACTTCCGCTCGAACAAATCGCTTCAGTCATGGGTTTCGCAAACGCTGAAACGGCGAAATCGAAAAAGTATCAATGCAAAAAGGCATTAGAGAGAATACTGAAAAATGAGTAA
- a CDS encoding energy transducer TonB: MTNQIQARYGAIELRSLYPTFALRGLFFAAVLHLVIVASYYCAGLFAQEEATPPVIHVDMTRLGPPPSITNTLAAPAVNVSTPAAHPANAAPVMVPDANVSPETTIATQDDLNKTTSDIDQRIGESGNVVIDAPPGGDSEAEPPPFQPIEKPPVAVVNPAPEYPLIPLRAGIEGIVWVKIWVTKEGKAKKAEVVKTDSELFDQAATDAAMQWVFTPAVMNNGPVAVWVTIPFRFALKNNR, from the coding sequence ATGACAAATCAAATTCAGGCTCGATACGGCGCGATCGAACTCCGGTCGTTATATCCGACATTCGCTTTACGCGGACTTTTCTTTGCGGCCGTCCTTCACCTCGTCATTGTCGCAAGCTATTACTGTGCCGGCTTGTTCGCTCAGGAAGAAGCAACTCCGCCGGTCATTCACGTGGATATGACAAGACTTGGGCCGCCTCCATCGATCACAAATACGCTAGCAGCGCCAGCGGTGAACGTCTCAACGCCGGCAGCGCATCCGGCAAATGCAGCTCCGGTGATGGTGCCGGATGCGAACGTCTCTCCGGAGACTACGATCGCTACTCAAGACGACCTTAACAAGACGACCTCCGACATCGATCAAAGAATCGGAGAGAGTGGGAATGTCGTCATCGACGCGCCGCCTGGCGGCGACAGCGAAGCGGAGCCGCCCCCATTCCAGCCGATCGAAAAACCTCCGGTCGCGGTCGTCAATCCGGCCCCTGAATATCCTCTTATTCCTCTTCGCGCCGGAATTGAAGGCATCGTGTGGGTAAAAATATGGGTGACAAAAGAGGGGAAAGCGAAAAAGGCGGAAGTGGTAAAGACCGACTCGGAGTTATTCGATCAAGCGGCGACCGACGCTGCGATGCAATGGGTCTTTACCCCCGCAGTCATGAACAACGGCCCGGTCGCAGTGTGGGTGACAATTCCGTTCAGGTTCGCGTTGAAGAATAATCGTTAG
- a CDS encoding NAD(P)H-dependent glycerol-3-phosphate dehydrogenase, with amino-acid sequence MRVAVLGAGSWGTTLAILLSENSHDVSLWTYRPEQAKLILETRENPAFLPGIKIPREVSILTDIQEAAHKKDIIVSAVPSQFLRSVIQQIAHHELSQTIIVNVAKGIENHSLMTMSEVMLDVLEHEKRGNLAILSGPSHAEEVSLRMPTAVVSASFNMRTAKLVASAFSTPYFRVYINDDIRGVELGGALKNVIAVGAGVVEGAGFGDNTKAAIMTRGIAEMTRLGVKMGALPRTFAGLTGVGDLIVTCMSKHSRNRYVGEQVGKGRKLDDVLKEMVMVAEGVATCRSSVDLAKKHSIEMAIFSEVHKILFEGKNPHLATEDLMTREVKGETS; translated from the coding sequence ATGCGCGTCGCTGTTCTGGGAGCCGGAAGTTGGGGAACGACTCTCGCTATACTACTTTCTGAAAATAGTCACGATGTGTCGTTGTGGACGTACCGTCCCGAACAGGCGAAGCTCATCCTTGAAACGCGGGAGAATCCGGCTTTTCTTCCGGGAATAAAAATCCCCCGGGAAGTTTCAATCCTGACCGATATCCAGGAAGCGGCGCACAAAAAGGACATTATCGTCTCCGCCGTTCCGTCGCAATTCCTTCGCTCTGTTATCCAGCAAATCGCTCACCACGAGTTATCTCAGACGATCATCGTGAACGTGGCCAAAGGGATCGAGAACCACTCGCTGATGACCATGTCCGAAGTGATGCTCGACGTTCTTGAGCATGAGAAGAGGGGAAACCTCGCGATTCTTTCCGGTCCGAGCCATGCCGAGGAGGTCAGCTTACGGATGCCGACAGCGGTCGTTTCGGCGTCGTTCAACATGAGGACGGCAAAGCTTGTCGCGTCAGCGTTCAGCACGCCGTACTTTCGCGTCTACATCAACGACGATATTCGGGGAGTGGAACTCGGAGGCGCGTTGAAGAACGTCATTGCTGTCGGAGCCGGCGTGGTGGAAGGGGCCGGGTTCGGCGACAACACAAAGGCCGCGATTATGACCCGCGGCATTGCGGAGATGACACGGCTCGGGGTGAAAATGGGAGCCCTCCCCCGCACATTTGCCGGGTTGACGGGCGTAGGCGATTTGATCGTTACATGCATGAGCAAACACAGCCGCAACCGTTACGTCGGGGAGCAGGTCGGGAAGGGGAGAAAATTGGACGACGTCTTGAAAGAAATGGTCATGGTCGCCGAAGGAGTCGCCACGTGCAGATCGTCGGTCGACCTGGCAAAAAAGCATTCCATCGAAATGGCGATCTTCTCGGAGGTCCACAAAATTCTTTTTGAGGGAAAGAACCCGCATCTCGCCACGGAAGACCTGATGACGCGCGAAGTGAAAGGCGAAACGTCCTAA
- a CDS encoding APC family permease, which yields MFSERFLISALVNIALVAGFAYLFTRKNLLAYFSSGRWWLTWLSIAIITLMDELTSIFYAPSEAFRVIAYHAIVYLAVTSILMRILSTRMVEIAEILELHGIRGGGVYSFSYLVLGPTVSFVAVASILVDYVLTASISTVSAIENGMAFFPMSATGKFILELGVIWFVAGLNIIGIKENAKFTFGIFVVAAIILINLLSAGVLHADAHSVHRVGETFVSAAQKFDEGSWFNTYFLIIVSISSCILAYSGIESVVQTAGLVKSWHDIRKAYIFLGVTIGIFTPVLSMIVLSSRIDVSAHETDLITQFAKMVGGIPFGYIVGILASVLLMMAVNTAYVASSELMERVAHRYGFGWIIKTNRRQSLYRIHLCSALFFTFIVFVTNGSQQTLAEMYAVGLLASFTINMGSLLIYRYSQGTKDVRGYNTSRVGTFVLFIVLLSCFLYLAYEKPYGTLTWGTVTAVFLFIGLRVAKQRAPEIKQIKQTDVPMKMIFSIAENDAEHIHVYFRRPQEEGVEDKKSTSVYVSFYSPRQGIPEKLAPNHFRFANRGQTLYDSMVEILFALDYELPDKKFTIHFGWPLSSWIDRLAIGVMVFSIMRLPKNFPRFNFVIEYFGKSVVPATK from the coding sequence ATGTTCTCCGAACGGTTTCTCATTTCGGCGCTCGTCAACATTGCCCTCGTCGCAGGGTTCGCCTATCTTTTTACGAGAAAAAACCTCCTCGCTTATTTCTCGAGCGGGCGGTGGTGGCTGACCTGGCTTTCGATCGCGATCATTACGCTGATGGACGAGTTGACGTCCATTTTTTATGCGCCGAGCGAGGCCTTCCGCGTCATCGCCTACCATGCGATCGTCTACCTCGCAGTGACATCCATCCTGATGCGAATTCTCTCGACACGGATGGTGGAAATCGCCGAGATTCTCGAGCTGCACGGAATACGCGGAGGGGGGGTCTATTCGTTTTCATATCTCGTTCTCGGCCCCACCGTTTCGTTTGTCGCCGTCGCCTCGATTCTTGTCGACTACGTTCTCACTGCCAGCATCTCGACCGTCAGCGCCATCGAAAACGGGATGGCATTCTTTCCGATGTCCGCAACGGGAAAATTTATCCTTGAACTCGGAGTCATCTGGTTCGTCGCCGGACTTAATATTATCGGCATCAAGGAGAACGCAAAATTCACCTTCGGCATTTTTGTCGTCGCCGCGATTATCCTCATCAACCTTCTCTCCGCCGGCGTGCTTCATGCCGATGCGCACAGCGTGCATCGCGTCGGAGAGACCTTCGTGAGCGCCGCCCAGAAATTCGATGAAGGGAGCTGGTTCAACACGTACTTTCTGATCATCGTCAGCATATCGAGCTGTATCCTGGCGTACTCCGGCATCGAATCGGTCGTGCAGACGGCCGGGCTCGTCAAGTCGTGGCACGACATCAGGAAAGCGTATATTTTTCTCGGCGTGACGATCGGTATCTTTACGCCCGTGCTTTCGATGATCGTTCTCTCTTCAAGGATCGACGTCTCGGCGCACGAGACCGATCTGATAACCCAGTTTGCGAAAATGGTCGGCGGAATTCCCTTCGGGTACATCGTCGGGATCCTTGCCAGCGTTCTGCTGATGATGGCGGTGAACACGGCGTACGTCGCCTCGAGCGAGTTGATGGAGCGGGTCGCCCATCGGTACGGGTTTGGATGGATCATTAAGACAAACAGGCGACAGTCGCTCTACCGGATCCATCTCTGCAGCGCATTATTCTTCACCTTCATCGTTTTTGTCACCAACGGCAGCCAGCAGACGTTGGCTGAAATGTACGCCGTCGGGCTGCTTGCAAGTTTTACCATCAATATGGGAAGCCTGTTGATTTACCGTTACTCTCAGGGTACAAAAGATGTCCGCGGCTATAATACCTCCAGGGTCGGCACGTTTGTGCTCTTCATCGTCCTGTTAAGCTGTTTCCTCTACCTTGCGTACGAAAAACCGTACGGCACGCTGACCTGGGGGACCGTCACTGCAGTGTTTCTGTTCATCGGATTGCGTGTCGCAAAACAGCGCGCGCCCGAGATCAAGCAAATCAAGCAAACCGACGTCCCGATGAAAATGATCTTCAGCATCGCGGAAAACGACGCTGAACATATTCATGTCTATTTTCGGCGGCCGCAGGAAGAAGGTGTGGAGGACAAAAAATCGACATCGGTCTACGTCAGCTTTTATTCGCCGAGGCAGGGCATCCCGGAAAAGCTTGCGCCGAATCATTTCCGCTTCGCCAATCGCGGTCAAACGCTGTACGACAGCATGGTCGAGATCCTGTTCGCGCTCGATTATGAGCTGCCGGACAAGAAATTCACCATCCATTTTGGCTGGCCGCTGTCATCATGGATTGACCGCCTTGCGATCGGCGTCATGGTCTTCAGCATTATGCGTCTGCCGAAGAACTTTCCCCGGTTCAATTTCGTGATCGAATATTTCGGGAAATCGGTCGTACCAGCAACCAAGTGA